The following are from one region of the Gloeomargarita lithophora Alchichica-D10 genome:
- the pgsA gene encoding CDP-diacylglycerol--glycerol-3-phosphate 3-phosphatidyltransferase, translating to MTWASWLTLSRLLVIPGIFVALARQERLWAVGLFVLGALTDWLDGYVARRFNQVSDLGKWLDPLVDKLLILAPLLTLVELGEVPGWLVFLLLARELGITAWRAQLPQVTGANLWGKVKTMSQVGAVVGLILWPGGQTQALLAGAVVISWLSGMIYLWPRHA from the coding sequence ATGACCTGGGCTTCCTGGCTGACTTTGAGCCGTTTATTGGTCATTCCGGGGATTTTTGTGGCCTTGGCTCGGCAGGAACGGCTCTGGGCGGTGGGATTATTTGTTTTGGGGGCTTTAACCGATTGGCTGGATGGCTATGTGGCTCGCCGCTTTAACCAGGTGAGTGATCTGGGCAAATGGCTCGACCCATTGGTGGATAAATTGTTGATTTTAGCTCCCCTGCTGACCTTGGTGGAACTGGGAGAAGTGCCGGGTTGGTTGGTATTTCTGTTGTTGGCACGGGAATTGGGCATTACCGCCTGGCGGGCGCAGTTGCCGCAGGTGACGGGGGCGAACCTTTGGGGTAAAGTCAAAACCATGAGTCAGGTGGGGGCAGTGGTGGGTTTAATCCTGTGGCCGGGTGGGCAAACCCAAGCTCTTTTGGCCGGGGCGGTGGTGATAAGCTGGCTTTCGGGGATGATTTACCTGTGGCCTCGGCACGCATAA
- a CDS encoding Fur family transcriptional regulator, which produces MTTDSPGVRSLAGAIQRCQALGMRLSRQRRSILELLWHSGEHLSAREIYHRLNEQGQGIGHTSVYQNLDALTSQGVIECVERANGRLYGSVSEIHSHVNCLDTQQILDVWVELPPEVIAQVEQETGTRVTGYRVDFFAYRRPESSACGG; this is translated from the coding sequence ATGACCACAGATTCTCCGGGGGTACGTTCGTTAGCGGGAGCGATTCAGCGGTGTCAAGCCCTGGGGATGCGTCTGAGTCGGCAGCGGCGTTCGATTTTAGAATTGCTTTGGCACAGCGGCGAACATCTTTCGGCGCGGGAAATTTACCATCGCTTGAATGAGCAAGGGCAAGGCATCGGGCATACTTCCGTGTATCAAAATCTGGATGCCCTCACTTCCCAGGGGGTGATCGAGTGCGTTGAGCGGGCAAACGGGCGGTTGTACGGCAGTGTGAGTGAAATCCACAGCCATGTAAATTGTTTGGATACCCAGCAAATTTTGGATGTGTGGGTGGAACTGCCCCCGGAAGTCATTGCCCAGGTGGAGCAGGAGACAGGGACGCGGGTGACGGGCTATCGGGTAGATTTTTTTGCCTACCGGCGGCCAGAATCATCCGCCTGCGGGGGTTGA
- a CDS encoding DUF370 domain-containing protein, which produces MEAQLVNVGFGSSVAAQRIVAVVAPDSTPIKRLVQEAKERQQLIDATYGRRTRAVIVTDSNHVILTAIQPETIAQRFLLPLRKTHD; this is translated from the coding sequence ATGGAAGCGCAATTAGTCAATGTGGGTTTTGGCAGTAGTGTCGCCGCCCAGCGGATTGTGGCGGTGGTGGCTCCCGATTCCACCCCGATTAAGCGGTTGGTGCAGGAGGCCAAGGAACGCCAGCAGTTGATTGATGCCACCTACGGTCGCCGCACCCGGGCGGTGATTGTCACGGATTCCAACCATGTGATTCTCACGGCGATTCAACCGGAAACGATTGCCCAACGATTTTTACTCCCCTTGCGGAAAACCCATGACTGA
- a CDS encoding class I SAM-dependent methyltransferase — MAIISPISGSFNVRLVRNYATAELIERWQKSFKIDITSELHGHGEIELYECLDTGLYFFMPLAMAGSEYLYQQLQQQDFYYMKNKWEYEQAMQLLLPLLPETKVLEVGCGRGYFVNQLKQAGVESTGLELNQAAVQYAQANKLPVHAECLEHWAHKYPGQYTHICSFQVLEHIPQPKEFIQQCLACLAPNGRLILGVPNRKSFTRHLEYDLLDMPPHHMARWDAQTFQALQSYLPIQLENIFYEPLGNYHVSLYANIQIDRLWRLSKPHQSIGHKIIYKINKIVHKTMAQSYSFILHLGLKKYLQGHSLLVSFRKL; from the coding sequence GTGGCTATAATTTCCCCCATTTCTGGCTCGTTCAATGTACGATTAGTTCGTAATTATGCCACCGCAGAACTGATCGAGCGATGGCAAAAAAGTTTCAAGATTGATATTACCTCTGAATTGCACGGTCATGGTGAAATTGAACTCTACGAATGCTTGGATACGGGATTATATTTTTTCATGCCCTTAGCTATGGCTGGCTCTGAATATCTCTATCAACAATTGCAACAGCAAGATTTTTATTACATGAAAAACAAATGGGAATACGAACAAGCGATGCAATTACTCCTCCCTTTATTGCCTGAAACAAAAGTTTTAGAAGTAGGTTGTGGACGGGGTTATTTTGTGAATCAATTAAAACAAGCAGGTGTAGAATCAACTGGTTTAGAACTCAATCAAGCCGCTGTTCAATACGCCCAAGCAAACAAGCTCCCTGTCCATGCAGAGTGTTTAGAACATTGGGCACACAAATACCCAGGACAATATACCCATATCTGTAGTTTTCAAGTATTAGAGCATATCCCCCAACCCAAGGAATTTATCCAACAGTGTTTAGCCTGTCTTGCGCCCAATGGTCGGTTAATTCTAGGGGTTCCCAATCGCAAAAGTTTTACCCGTCATTTGGAATATGATTTGCTTGATATGCCCCCCCACCACATGGCTCGTTGGGATGCCCAGACATTTCAAGCACTACAAAGTTATTTGCCTATACAGTTAGAAAACATTTTTTATGAACCTTTGGGGAATTATCACGTAAGTTTGTATGCAAATATCCAAATAGATAGATTATGGAGGCTCTCTAAACCCCATCAATCCATAGGTCATAAGATTATTTATAAAATTAATAAAATTGTTCATAAAACCATGGCTCAATCCTATAGTTTTATCCTTCATTTGGGCTTAAAAAAATACCTTCAAGGTCACTCGTTACTGGTATCATTTCGGAAGTTGTAG
- a CDS encoding AAA-like domain-containing protein — MLIGADTKTEAADGSIPIENILAVAVFGVDVQSRMPPDESVHLIQNDFQLIQKFCTHYGGQTLFQNADYLLISFTTAAQSVTSALAIQQEMVTRDQSQWPNHRYHYRITIHLGSVSYEGEIPKGTGVEIATRLQAETKPGEICISEDIYDQVRDYLKLKISRSTLLEFTDLNARFNAYHLTAGIDPQLSQFLEPGVTLVNRYVIQQILGSGGFSRTYCAKDTQRPGQPECVVKHFIPPVKEPAIIAKSQALFHNEAAVLEKLGKHPQLPQLLAYFEAAGQFFIVEEYIPGHTLSREFLERHQLPQSEVEFLLWDLLHILAFIHQHQVIHRDIKPSNIIRRATDGRLVLIDFGAVKQFETLSTLGSTIAIGTTGYAPPEQMSGQPHVSSDLYAVGIVCIQALTGLPPTEMTRTGSGYDFCWPEPVKSQVSPKFRGLLTRMVSLNLGMRYARAEAVLAELNTTTTGDLLPAVPPVRMVGSPEPEVATAHALTHIGFEAPEGQVPIDSPFYVERPPIEADCYQAVLKRGALIRIKAPRQMGKTSLLSRILHYAQGQNYRAVTLYFQQADYGIFQELNGFLQWFCASVAEALDLEANLEPYWQGVLGSKDKCDKYFRKYLLAQVGSPLVLGLDEVDLVFQYPQVATDFFALLRAWHEKSKNDPVWQNLRLIIVHSKEVYVPLNINQSPFNVGLPVELPELTPAQVRDLTQRHRLAWSEAEFGQFMGLIGGHPYLVRQALYEMGRQKLDLAEFLGSATNEDGIYSDHLRRHLTNLQGDPELASTFAQVMRAPKPLRVETNLAFRLRSMGLVKFVGNEITPLCHLYRQYFSDRLRG; from the coding sequence ATGCTGATTGGGGCAGATACCAAAACCGAAGCAGCCGATGGCAGTATTCCGATTGAAAATATATTAGCCGTAGCGGTTTTTGGCGTTGATGTTCAGTCCCGAATGCCCCCGGATGAATCAGTTCATTTGATTCAAAACGATTTCCAACTCATTCAAAAATTCTGCACCCATTACGGCGGTCAAACCCTATTTCAGAATGCGGATTATTTGCTCATATCTTTTACAACGGCGGCGCAATCGGTGACCTCGGCTTTGGCAATCCAACAGGAGATGGTCACGCGGGATCAAAGTCAATGGCCAAACCATAGGTATCACTATCGCATCACTATTCATTTGGGGAGCGTATCCTATGAAGGGGAAATACCCAAGGGAACGGGCGTGGAAATTGCCACCCGTTTACAAGCAGAGACTAAACCGGGAGAAATTTGCATCTCTGAAGACATATATGACCAAGTTAGAGATTATTTGAAACTGAAAATATCCCGCTCGACCCTCCTAGAATTTACCGACTTGAATGCTCGTTTTAATGCTTATCATCTGACCGCGGGAATTGACCCCCAACTGTCGCAATTTTTAGAGCCGGGGGTGACCCTGGTGAATCGCTATGTGATCCAACAGATTTTGGGTTCCGGGGGCTTTAGTCGCACCTATTGTGCCAAGGATACCCAGCGTCCGGGGCAACCGGAATGTGTGGTGAAGCACTTTATTCCGCCGGTGAAGGAACCGGCCATTATTGCCAAGTCACAAGCCCTATTTCACAATGAAGCGGCGGTGTTGGAAAAGCTGGGGAAACACCCCCAATTGCCTCAATTATTGGCCTATTTTGAAGCGGCGGGACAATTTTTTATTGTGGAAGAATATATCCCCGGTCATACGCTGTCCCGGGAATTTTTGGAGCGGCACCAATTGCCCCAAAGTGAGGTGGAATTTTTGCTCTGGGATTTGCTCCATATCCTGGCATTTATCCATCAGCATCAGGTGATTCACCGGGATATTAAACCCAGTAATATCATCCGCAGGGCAACGGATGGCCGGTTGGTATTGATTGATTTTGGGGCGGTGAAGCAGTTTGAGACCCTTTCGACCCTGGGTTCAACGATTGCTATTGGCACCACCGGCTATGCGCCGCCGGAGCAGATGAGCGGTCAGCCCCACGTGAGTAGCGATTTGTATGCGGTGGGGATAGTTTGTATTCAAGCCTTGACGGGTCTGCCGCCGACGGAGATGACCCGCACCGGGAGTGGCTATGATTTTTGCTGGCCGGAGCCGGTGAAAAGCCAGGTCAGCCCCAAATTTCGGGGTTTGTTGACCCGGATGGTGAGTTTGAATTTGGGGATGCGCTATGCCCGTGCGGAAGCGGTTTTGGCGGAGTTGAATACGACCACCACCGGGGATTTATTGCCAGCGGTGCCCCCCGTTCGGATGGTTGGATCGCCGGAGCCGGAGGTTGCCACCGCCCATGCGCTGACCCACATTGGTTTTGAGGCGCCGGAGGGACAGGTGCCGATTGATTCGCCTTTTTATGTGGAACGCCCGCCGATTGAAGCGGATTGTTATCAGGCGGTGTTGAAACGGGGTGCCCTGATTCGCATCAAAGCCCCGCGCCAAATGGGGAAAACCTCCCTGTTGTCGCGGATTTTGCACTACGCCCAGGGGCAGAATTATCGGGCGGTGACCCTGTATTTTCAGCAGGCGGATTACGGTATTTTTCAGGAACTGAATGGGTTTTTGCAGTGGTTTTGTGCCAGCGTCGCCGAAGCTCTGGATTTGGAAGCTAATTTGGAACCCTATTGGCAGGGGGTGTTGGGGAGTAAGGATAAATGCGATAAGTATTTTCGCAAGTATTTGTTGGCTCAGGTGGGTAGTCCGTTGGTGTTGGGCTTGGATGAGGTGGATTTGGTCTTTCAATATCCCCAGGTGGCGACGGATTTTTTTGCGCTGTTGCGGGCGTGGCATGAAAAGTCAAAGAATGACCCGGTTTGGCAAAATTTGCGCTTGATTATTGTGCATTCTAAAGAAGTTTATGTCCCGCTCAATATCAACCAATCCCCCTTTAATGTGGGGTTACCGGTGGAACTGCCGGAACTGACCCCGGCGCAGGTGCGGGATTTGACCCAACGGCACCGGCTGGCCTGGAGCGAAGCGGAGTTTGGGCAATTTATGGGCTTGATTGGCGGCCATCCCTACCTGGTGCGGCAAGCCCTCTATGAAATGGGGCGGCAGAAGTTGGATTTAGCGGAATTTTTGGGCAGTGCCACCAACGAGGATGGGATTTATAGCGACCATCTGCGGCGGCATTTGACCAATTTGCAGGGTGACCCGGAACTGGCCTCCACCTTTGCCCAGGTGATGCGTGCCCCCAAGCCATTGCGGGTGGAGACAAATTTGGCGTTTCGGTTGCGGAGCATGGGGTTGGTAAAATTTGTGGGGAATGAAATCACTCCTTTGTGTCATTTGTATCGCCAGTATTTTAGCGACCGGCTGCGGGGTTAG
- a CDS encoding AAA-like domain-containing protein, whose translation MGSFYHVGGCLPIETPDYVVRQADQELYESIKNGEFCYVLNARQMGKSSLKVRTMQQLQSEGYACASIDITAIGTTDISLEQWYAGMIYRIGEDLGLEDCFDVDDWWVEKQLLSVVQRFSLFLEAVVLAHIPAPIVIFIDEIDSILSLSFPLDDFFAAIRACYNARADHPEYQRLTFVIIGVTTPSELIQDRSRTPFNIGKAIPLTGFTPAEAAPLQMGLAPQAAHPEAVLREILAWTGGQPFLTQKICRLVTATPGLIRAGQEGEAVAAVVRQRVIDHWEVQDEPEHLKTIRDRLLQGAGSAQGRLLALVQQLLSAGGGLAAADSPEQMHLRLTGLVVKDQGHLRVFNPVYGGIFTPEWVAARLAELRPPIFTELFKAWQKAVPGEQPAFLLRGQGLTEVEAWAQDKRLHPLEEEFLRLSRTAERTETLQQLAWEQKERLLAEQQRDVVAGEAKILTQAKEKAERWVRFGAGILLVTVVAALTVGEIMRRRTLQQVTRAEVQLTLVQAKEALLNHYGIEAMTLVLTAAHRWQKYGDTAETQAVAAALQRALHSVDERNRLEGHSNSDLSAAWSADGARIITASDDRTARVWSAQGRLLLTLAGHDKSVRHASFSPDGQRMATASEDGTVRIWDRQGRLQRVLRGHQGVVWWVSFRPDGAEILTAGDDRSIRVWNRQGEVERILTGHGDSVRSAVFDPQGRGILSASKDGTARLWPAQGAPLILRGHRDWVRSAEFSPDGQTIITASRDGTARLWNRQGQRLGVIQGSTNQMWSARFSPDGQRIITANNDGTAQVWSRQGAALLTLSGHRNAVRSASFSPDGRWILTGGDDGTARIWRTRRPLLAQWVGHQAPITSVAWHPQGTLVTAAEDGTVRWWRDQGQLLKTLTYPGAIWRRVSVSPDGTNLLVTSENQGAYLLNSLGQTTFSLPHPAGVWAGSFRPDGQAILTGADDGVGRLWNLQGQLEQTFTGHQGWVRSATFSPDGQFLLTAGEDRNAHIWNAQGEKVQQLTGHQGWVRRAVYSPDGTHILTASRDGTARLWHPQGAWLSEFKGHQLSLWDGQFNPDGTQVITASEDRTARVWTLAGHLLYELQGHQDSVQSAAFSPDGQKIVTVSRDRRVRIWPALPIATDLKTLISQTCLALQDYLRTNPNASPQTRQICSKDLGSPNLKSPR comes from the coding sequence ATGGGTTCTTTTTACCATGTGGGCGGATGTTTGCCCATAGAAACCCCGGATTATGTGGTGCGCCAAGCGGATCAAGAACTGTATGAGAGCATTAAAAATGGCGAATTTTGTTATGTACTCAATGCCCGTCAGATGGGAAAGTCCAGCCTGAAAGTTCGCACGATGCAACAATTACAATCGGAGGGCTACGCCTGCGCCAGCATTGATATTACCGCCATTGGCACCACGGATATTTCCCTAGAGCAGTGGTATGCGGGGATGATCTATCGCATCGGGGAGGATTTGGGTTTAGAGGATTGTTTCGATGTGGATGATTGGTGGGTGGAAAAACAACTGCTTTCGGTGGTGCAAAGATTCAGCTTGTTTCTCGAAGCAGTGGTGTTGGCGCATATCCCCGCTCCAATAGTGATTTTTATTGATGAAATTGATAGCATTTTAAGCCTGTCCTTCCCGTTGGATGATTTTTTTGCCGCCATCCGTGCCTGTTACAATGCCCGCGCCGACCACCCGGAGTACCAACGGTTGACGTTTGTGATTATTGGGGTCACCACCCCCTCGGAGTTGATCCAAGACCGCAGCCGCACCCCGTTTAATATCGGCAAAGCGATTCCCCTGACCGGGTTTACCCCGGCGGAAGCGGCACCGCTACAGATGGGATTGGCACCGCAGGCGGCGCACCCGGAGGCGGTACTGCGGGAAATTCTGGCCTGGACGGGGGGACAGCCGTTTTTGACCCAAAAAATCTGCCGGTTGGTGACAGCAACGCCGGGGCTGATTCGGGCGGGGCAGGAGGGCGAAGCGGTGGCAGCGGTGGTGCGCCAGCGGGTGATTGACCATTGGGAAGTCCAGGATGAGCCGGAGCATCTGAAAACGATTCGGGATCGTCTGTTGCAGGGGGCGGGGTCAGCCCAGGGGCGGTTGTTGGCGCTGGTACAACAGCTTTTAAGTGCCGGTGGGGGGCTGGCGGCGGCGGACAGTCCCGAACAGATGCACCTGCGCCTGACCGGGTTGGTGGTGAAAGACCAGGGGCATTTGCGGGTGTTTAATCCGGTGTATGGGGGGATTTTTACGCCGGAGTGGGTGGCGGCCCGGTTGGCCGAATTGCGCCCGCCGATTTTTACCGAACTGTTCAAGGCTTGGCAGAAGGCAGTCCCTGGGGAGCAACCGGCGTTTTTGTTGCGAGGACAGGGGTTGACCGAGGTGGAAGCATGGGCGCAGGATAAACGGTTGCACCCCCTAGAGGAGGAATTTCTGCGCCTCAGTCGCACGGCGGAACGCACGGAAACCCTACAGCAGTTGGCCTGGGAGCAAAAGGAACGGTTACTCGCTGAGCAACAACGGGATGTGGTCGCCGGGGAAGCGAAAATTCTCACCCAGGCCAAGGAAAAAGCCGAGCGGTGGGTGCGTTTTGGGGCGGGGATTTTGCTGGTGACGGTGGTGGCCGCCCTTACTGTTGGGGAAATTATGCGGCGGCGGACTCTGCAGCAGGTCACCCGGGCGGAAGTACAGCTAACTTTGGTGCAAGCCAAGGAAGCCCTGCTGAATCATTACGGCATCGAGGCCATGACCCTGGTGCTGACGGCGGCGCATCGCTGGCAAAAATATGGAGATACGGCGGAAACCCAGGCGGTGGCGGCGGCTTTGCAACGGGCATTGCATAGCGTGGATGAACGCAATCGCCTGGAAGGGCATAGCAACAGTGATTTGAGTGCCGCCTGGAGTGCCGATGGAGCGCGCATTATTACCGCTTCCGATGACCGCACCGCCCGGGTTTGGTCTGCCCAGGGACGCTTATTGCTGACGCTGGCAGGCCATGATAAATCCGTGCGCCATGCCAGTTTCAGCCCCGATGGTCAGCGGATGGCGACCGCTTCCGAAGATGGCACGGTACGGATTTGGGACCGCCAAGGTCGCCTGCAACGGGTACTGCGGGGGCATCAAGGGGTGGTCTGGTGGGTGAGCTTTCGCCCGGATGGGGCAGAAATCCTCACCGCCGGGGATGACCGTAGCATCCGGGTCTGGAACCGCCAAGGCGAGGTGGAACGCATCTTAACCGGACATGGGGATTCGGTGCGCAGTGCCGTGTTTGACCCCCAGGGGCGGGGGATTCTCAGTGCTTCCAAAGACGGTACTGCCCGCCTCTGGCCTGCCCAGGGCGCACCCCTGATCCTGCGGGGACATCGGGATTGGGTCCGCAGTGCCGAATTTAGCCCCGATGGTCAGACGATCATTACCGCCTCCCGGGATGGCACCGCCCGCCTGTGGAATCGCCAAGGGCAAAGACTAGGCGTGATTCAGGGCAGTACCAACCAGATGTGGAGTGCCCGGTTTAGCCCCGACGGTCAAAGGATCATCACCGCCAACAACGATGGTACGGCACAGGTCTGGAGCCGCCAGGGAGCCGCTCTTTTAACCCTATCCGGCCATCGCAATGCGGTTCGCAGTGCCAGCTTTAGCCCCGATGGTCGCTGGATTCTCACCGGGGGGGATGATGGGACGGCACGGATTTGGCGCACCCGCCGTCCCCTACTGGCACAATGGGTCGGTCATCAAGCCCCGATCACCAGTGTCGCGTGGCATCCCCAGGGCACCCTGGTCACCGCCGCCGAAGATGGGACGGTGCGCTGGTGGCGCGACCAAGGGCAGTTGTTAAAAACATTGACCTATCCAGGAGCCATCTGGCGCAGGGTCAGTGTCAGCCCGGACGGAACCAACCTTCTGGTTACCAGTGAAAATCAAGGCGCCTATCTCCTCAATTCCTTAGGGCAAACCACCTTTTCGTTACCCCACCCGGCGGGGGTGTGGGCGGGCAGTTTTCGTCCCGATGGTCAGGCGATCCTAACCGGAGCCGATGATGGGGTGGGTCGCCTCTGGAACCTCCAAGGCCAATTAGAACAGACCTTTACCGGGCACCAGGGCTGGGTTCGTAGCGCCACGTTCAGCCCCGATGGGCAATTTCTGCTCACCGCCGGGGAAGACCGCAATGCCCACATCTGGAACGCCCAGGGGGAAAAGGTACAGCAACTCACCGGGCACCAAGGCTGGGTGCGGCGGGCGGTCTATAGCCCTGATGGAACGCACATTCTCACCGCCTCCCGGGACGGCACCGCCCGATTGTGGCATCCCCAAGGGGCATGGCTAAGCGAGTTCAAAGGCCACCAACTGTCCCTTTGGGATGGGCAGTTCAACCCCGATGGCACCCAAGTCATCACGGCCTCGGAAGACCGCACCGCCCGGGTGTGGACGCTGGCGGGGCATCTACTCTACGAACTGCAAGGGCATCAGGACTCGGTGCAGAGTGCCGCCTTTAGCCCCGATGGTCAAAAAATCGTCACCGTCTCGCGGGATCGCCGGGTGCGCATCTGGCCGGCGTTGCCC
- the gmk gene encoding guanylate kinase, whose protein sequence is MTEGRLIVLTGPSGVGKGTLLKHLCQRHPALRVSVSLTTRAPRPGEIPGQSYIFVSREEFQSAIAAGALLEWAEYAGNYYGTPRQPVVAALHQGQWVILEIEVVGARQIRQNFPQAQLVFICPPAWATLEQRLKQRGQDSETAIQKRLARAKDELQAAPEFDAQVVNDNLEQAIQELEIHLGLVSENNFPIL, encoded by the coding sequence ATGACTGAAGGGCGGTTAATCGTACTCACCGGGCCGAGTGGGGTGGGCAAGGGCACCCTGCTCAAGCATCTATGTCAACGGCATCCGGCCTTACGGGTTTCGGTTTCGCTCACCACCCGTGCCCCCCGACCTGGGGAAATTCCCGGTCAGTCCTATATTTTTGTCAGCCGAGAGGAATTTCAATCAGCGATAGCGGCGGGCGCGTTGCTGGAATGGGCGGAATATGCCGGGAATTACTACGGTACCCCCCGTCAGCCGGTGGTAGCGGCCTTACACCAGGGTCAATGGGTGATTTTGGAAATCGAAGTGGTGGGCGCCCGCCAAATTCGCCAAAATTTTCCCCAAGCGCAATTGGTATTCATCTGCCCCCCCGCCTGGGCAACCCTAGAGCAACGGCTCAAACAACGAGGGCAGGATTCCGAAACCGCCATACAAAAACGCTTAGCCAGAGCCAAAGATGAACTCCAAGCCGCCCCCGAATTTGATGCCCAGGTGGTGAATGATAACCTAGAGCAGGCGATTCAAGAGTTAGAAATACACCTGGGTTTAGTCAGTGAAAATAATTTCCCTATTCTTTAA